The genomic segment GTCATGACCGCCGACCGTAGTCGATGCGCGGACCGGCGGCACCCGGTTAACGAGCGAAGATCCGTACGCCCGCAAAGCCGGTCCCCACCCTGCAGAAGATCGAACGGCTGGCGGGAATGCGATCGATCTGACTATTCAGATTGATCGACGATCTCCCGGGTACGGCCACGTTGATCACGTAAGGAAAGAGGTGCCCCGTGCCGGCCCAAACCCATGACATCGAAGACCTCCGCGTCAACAGCCGGATGTACGACGCCGTCATCGAAGAGATCGACGGCCGCCGCATCCGCATCGGCCAGGACTGGCTCGTGGACTGGGCGTCCTGCAACTACCTCGGCTTCGACCTGGACACCGAGATCATCGAGGCCGTCGAGCCGCAGCTGCGCCGCTGGGGCACCCATCCCAGCTGGTCGCGCATGCTGGGCAGCCCGCAGATCTATCCGCAGCTGGAGGAGCGGCTGACCGAGCTGCTCGGCGCCGAGGACGTGCTGCTGCTGCCGACGATCTCGCAGATCCACCTGGGCGTCATCCCGGCCCTGATCGGCCGGGGCACGCTCATCATGGAGAGCCGCGCCCACCGCACGATCTACGACGGCTGCGTCTTCGCGCGCGGCCAGGGCGCCACCATGAAACGCTTCCGCTCGGGTGACCTGGAGGAGCTGGAGCGCCTGCTCAAGGAGGCCACGGCCCGCCCGGTCATGGTGTGCATGGACGGCGTCAACAGCATGACCGGCGACATCCCCGATCTGACGAAGTACGCCGCGCTCTGCCGCGAGCACGACGCCGTGCTCTACGTCGACGACGCGCACGGCATGGGTGTCATCGGTGAGCGCAGCCCGATCGAGAGTTCCCCGTACGGCATGCGCGGCAACGCCATCGTCAAGCACGCGGGCGAATCGTACGACAACGTCATCCTCGTCGGCGGCTTCTCCAAGGCGTACTCGTCGCTGCTGGCCTTCCTGGCCCTGCCGACCGCGGCGAAGAACAAGCTCAAGGTCGACGCCCCGACCTACCTGTACTCGGGTCCGTCCCCGGTGGCCTCGCTGGCCACGGTCATGGCCGGGCTCGACGTCAACGACAAGCGCGGCGACGAGCTGCGAGGGCACCTTTATCGTCTGACGGCAAAACTGCTTTCCCACGTACGGGGAATGGGCGTGCACACTCTCAATGTGCACGACACACCGGTCGTCGAGATCCCCATCTCGCCCGAGCACGACCTGATCGCCGTGTCCGAGCGGCTGTGGCGGGCCGGGCAGTACGTGACGCTCGCGCCCTACCCCGGTGTGCCGCGCGACGAGATCGGTTTCCGGGTGCAGCTGACCGCCGCGCACACCGAGCAGCACGTCGACGACCTCAATGCCGTGCTGACGGAACTGGCCCGCGACGGGGCGCTGCGCCCGGCCGTACCGCAGCAGCGGCGCCCGGCATGACCGCGCTGGAGCCGATCGAGACGGCCTCGCGCGACGAGCTGCGGTCCCTGCAACTCGATCGGCTGCAGCGGACCCTGCGGCACGCGTACGAGAACGTGCCCCTCTACCGGCGCAAGTTCGACGACGCCGGGGTCAGCCCGTCGGACTGCCGCTCGCTGGAGGACCTCGCGCGGTTCCCCTTCACCACCAAGCAGGACCTGCGCGAGACGTACCCGTACGGGATGTTCGCCGTGCCCCGCGACCGGATCGCGCGCATCCACGCGTCGAGCGGCACCACCGGCCGCCCCACCGTGGTCGGTTACACCCGAGCCGACCTCGACATGTGGGCGGATGTGGTGGCCCGCTCGATCCGGGCCGCAGGCGGCCGTCCGGGCGACCGGGTGCACGTCGCGTACGGCTACGGTCTCTTCACCGGCGGGCTGGGCGCGCACTACGGCGCCGAACGGCTCGGCTGCACGGTGATCCCGGTGTCGGGCGGCATGACCGAGCGGCAGGTCCGCCTGATCGCCGACTTCGAGCCGGACATCATCATGGTCACCCCGAGCTACATGCTGACCATCGTCGACGAGATGGAGCGGCAGGGCCTCGACCCGCACGCGACGACGCTGCGGGTGGGCGTGTTCGGGGCCGAGCCGTGGACCGAGGACATGCGGGCCGAGATGGAGAGCCGGCTCGGCATCGACGCGGTCGACATCTACGGCCTGTCCGAGGTGATCGGGCCCGGGGTGGCCGCCGAGTGCGTGGAGACCAAGGACGGCCTGCACGTGTGGGAGGACCACTTCTATCCCGAGGTCATCGACCCGGGCACCGGTGCCGTGCGGCCGGACGGCGAGCAGGGCGAGCTGCTGTTCACCTCGCTCACCAAGGAGGCCATGCCGATCATCCGCTACCGCACGCGCGACCTGAGCCGGCTGCTGCCCGGCACGGCCCGCACGATGCGGCGCATGCAGCGGATCACCGGCCGCACCGACGACATGATGATCGTGCGGGGCGTCAACGTCTTCCCGACCCAGATCGAGGAGCTGATCCTGCGCGTGCCGGGGCTGGCTCCGCACTACCAGTGCGTGCTCACGCGTCCGGGCCGCATGGACGAGTTGACCGTACGGGTCGAGTCCCGGCCCGGCGCCAGCTCTGACGGCCGTGAGCTGGCCGCCCTGATCAAGCAGAACATCGGGGTCACGGCGGCCGTCGAGGTGCTGCCCCCGGACGGTCTGGAACGTTCCGTCGGCAAGGCCCGGCGCATCGTCGACGACCGGAACTGACCGCGGGTGGGCGCCCTCGCTGCGGGGCGACCACCCGCGGCGCGTCGGCCCGCGACGGCCGGGCGATAGAGTCCCGGCCGTGATCAGTGGTCTGCTCGCCTTCGCCGCCGGCCTGCTGATCGCCACCGTCACCACCCCCGTGGGCGTCTCCGGCGCGGTCTTTCTGCTTCCGGTGCAACTGAGCGTCCTGCACGTCCCCAGCCCCGCCGTCACCCCGACCAATCTGTTGTTCAACGTCGTCGCCGGTCCGGGTGCGCTGCTGCGGTTCCGGCGCACCGGAGGCCGGGCCGGGCCCCTGACCCGGCTGCTGCTGATCGGCACCGTGCCCGGTGTCCTCCTCGGCGCGATCATCCGCGTGTTCGCCGTGCCCGGCCCGCGCGTGTTCCGCCTCGTCGTCGCGGCCGTCCTGCTGCCGCTGGGTGTCTGGCTCTGTCTCCGCGCCGCGCGCCCCGCGGCC from the Paractinoplanes abujensis genome contains:
- a CDS encoding aminotransferase class I/II-fold pyridoxal phosphate-dependent enzyme — translated: MPAQTHDIEDLRVNSRMYDAVIEEIDGRRIRIGQDWLVDWASCNYLGFDLDTEIIEAVEPQLRRWGTHPSWSRMLGSPQIYPQLEERLTELLGAEDVLLLPTISQIHLGVIPALIGRGTLIMESRAHRTIYDGCVFARGQGATMKRFRSGDLEELERLLKEATARPVMVCMDGVNSMTGDIPDLTKYAALCREHDAVLYVDDAHGMGVIGERSPIESSPYGMRGNAIVKHAGESYDNVILVGGFSKAYSSLLAFLALPTAAKNKLKVDAPTYLYSGPSPVASLATVMAGLDVNDKRGDELRGHLYRLTAKLLSHVRGMGVHTLNVHDTPVVEIPISPEHDLIAVSERLWRAGQYVTLAPYPGVPRDEIGFRVQLTAAHTEQHVDDLNAVLTELARDGALRPAVPQQRRPA
- the paaK gene encoding phenylacetate--CoA ligase PaaK — protein: MTALEPIETASRDELRSLQLDRLQRTLRHAYENVPLYRRKFDDAGVSPSDCRSLEDLARFPFTTKQDLRETYPYGMFAVPRDRIARIHASSGTTGRPTVVGYTRADLDMWADVVARSIRAAGGRPGDRVHVAYGYGLFTGGLGAHYGAERLGCTVIPVSGGMTERQVRLIADFEPDIIMVTPSYMLTIVDEMERQGLDPHATTLRVGVFGAEPWTEDMRAEMESRLGIDAVDIYGLSEVIGPGVAAECVETKDGLHVWEDHFYPEVIDPGTGAVRPDGEQGELLFTSLTKEAMPIIRYRTRDLSRLLPGTARTMRRMQRITGRTDDMMIVRGVNVFPTQIEELILRVPGLAPHYQCVLTRPGRMDELTVRVESRPGASSDGRELAALIKQNIGVTAAVEVLPPDGLERSVGKARRIVDDRN